A stretch of the Aphis gossypii isolate Hap1 chromosome 2, ASM2018417v2, whole genome shotgun sequence genome encodes the following:
- the LOC126549939 gene encoding uncharacterized protein LOC126549939, with product MYYNYLEASGYVGASLRKCFEDSYCFAVIELANRNLGPFSALMCTMFYGRQHKAASLAGTERVLAFIRETDGDKSASLSAAAKYYSAAMMVAYVAIIWLYTAAVPVAVIFLYSINALGQVAVYSLVTFQYYVLGRGYARIDRLLEVEAVGHHARRSLAARVARLARVADDFGRQVSHLNRSYSIMLLFKWPYNVVRIVMVVFRIIELSSTVQGTHQFARIAAVLIVEHVGEIILFLLQLSYFCYTGARLSGQARGSMSFLI from the coding sequence ATGTACTACAACTACCTGGAAGCTTCCGGTTACGTGGGCGCATCCTTACGGAAGTGTTTCGAAGACTCGTACTGCTTCGCCGTCATCGAGCTGGCCAACCGGAACCTGGGCCCGTTCTCGGCGTTGATGTGCACCATGTTCTACGGACGTCAGCACAAAGCGGCCTCGCTGGCCGGCACAGAGCGCGTGTTGGCGTTCATCCGGGAGACGGATGGGGACAAGAGTGCGTCGCTGTCCGCGGCCGCCAAGTACTACTCGGCCGCTATGATGGTCGCGTATGTCGCGATCATATGGTTGTACACGGCGGCCGTTCCGGTTGCcgtcatatttttgtacagcATAAACGCGCTGGGACAGGTAGCCGTCTACAGCCTGGTCACGTTCCAGTATTACGTCCTGGGACGCGGTTACGCACGCATCGATCGGCTGCTCGAAGTTGAAGCCGTGGGCCATCACGCGCGCCGGTCGCTAGCCGCGCGCGTGGCCCGTCTGGCCCGGGTGGCTGACGACTTTGGCCGACAGGTGAGCCACCTCAATCGGTCGTACTCGATCATGCTGTTGTTCAAGTGGCCGTACAACGTGGTCCGTATCGTCATGGTCGTGTTCCGAATCATCGAGCTATCGTCCACCGTGCAAGGCACTCATCAGTTTGCCCGCATAGCCGCCGTACTTATCGTCGAACACGTGGGCGAGATTATCCTGTTCCTGTTGCAACTGTCGTATTTCTGTTACACGGGAGCCCGTCTGTCCGGTCAGGCACGTGGTTCAATGTCCTtcctaatatag
- the LOC114123678 gene encoding 40S ribosomal protein S5, protein MADEDWGDVGVTTNVDSAPVQIAAELPEVKLFGRWSCDDVEVSDMSLQDYIAVKEKYAKYVPHSAGRYAAKRFRKAQCPIVERLTNSLMMHGRNNGKKLMAVRIVKHAFEIIYLLSGENPLQVLVKAIINSGPREDSTRIGRAGTVRRQAVDVSPLRRVNQAIWLLCTGSREAAFRNIKTIAECLADELINAAKGSSNSYAIKKKDELERVAKSNR, encoded by the exons ATGGCTGACGAAGACTGGGGAGATGTTGGAGTAACAACCAATGTAGATTCAGCACCTGTTCAAATTGCAGCTGAATTACCAGAAGTGAAATTATTTGGTAGATGGAGTTGTGATGATGTCGAAGTCTCTGATATGTCTTTACAA gatTACATTGCCGTCAAAGAAAAGTATGCCAAATATGTTCCTCACTCTGCTGGTCGTTATGCTGCAAAACGTTTCCGTAAGGCTCAATGCCCTATTGTTGAACGTTTGACCAACTCTTTAATGATGCACGGACGTAACAACGGAAAAAAACTGATGGCTGTCCGTATTGTTAAACACGCTTTTGAAATTATCTACTTGTTATCTGGTGAAAATCCATTGCAAGTGCTTGTCAAAGCCATCATTAACAGTGGCCCAAGAGAAGACTCCACACGTATTGGTAGGGCTGGTACAGTCAGGCGTCAAGCTGTTGACGTTTCCCCATTGCGACGTGTTAACCAAGCTATTTGGTTATTGTGTACGGGATCCCGAGAAGCTGCGTTTAGGAATATTAAGACAATTGCTGAGTGTTTAGCTGACGAACTGATCAATGCTGCTAag gGATCTTCGAATTCTTACGCTATCAAGAAAAAGGATGAACTCGAGCGTGTAGCCAAGTCTAATCGTTAA
- the LOC114123695 gene encoding longitudinals lacking protein, isoforms H/M/V-like isoform X3 has product MLFNETPCQHPIIIIKDMSYNHLKTLIEFMYYGEVNISQDQLPIILKAAESLQIKGLTEKTMFPFATTRHAETEYSLLSPSAKRKKMHLMKTSSDKSEHNSSIEDISVTEQDNMSTRSQPTSQGQDTSKPISVSKQSSTDNHTTIVHHKPEVNKRIRTLVRQPHIKINDSDTTSTDTSIVKHETSDESEPVIRVLERQCSEPNPSSTNTLAVPKPTIVKQLSQPSEPCSTARGFYNDELPTSVSQVNTNDSYNGSTRSDHCPLLRSGPALGCSFCWNTIDTRGRFLRRKTKYHCPECNINLCLVPCFQEFHEKQIQTKSTDVPTIDHLRNQKVTEDSAV; this is encoded by the exons ATGCTTTTCAACGAAACACCTTGTCAGCATCCAATAATCATCATCAAAGACATGTCTTATAATcatttgaaaacattaattgAGTTTATGTACTATGGCGAGGTTAATATCTCTCAAGATCAACtcccaattattttaaaa gcAGCAGAAAGCTTACAAATAAAAGGGTTGACAGAGAAAACCATGTTTCCCTTTGCTACAACACGACATGCAGAAACTGAATATAGTTTGTTGTCACCCTCGgctaaacgaaaaaaaatgcatcTCATGAAAACATCCAGTGATAAATCTGAACACAATAGTTCTATCGAAGATATTTCAGTAACCGAACAAGACAATATGTCAACT agatcTCAACCTACATCACAAGGACAAGACACATCAAAACCTATTAGTGTAAGCAAACAATCATCTACAGATAATCATACAACAATTGTTCACCACAAACCTgaag tTAATAAACGAATTAGGACTCTAGTACGTCAACCCcacataaaaatcaatgataGTGATACTACGAGTACAGATACATCAATTGTTAAACACGAAACAAGTGATGAATCTGAACCTGTAATCCGGGTGCTCGAGAGACAGTGTTCAGAGCCAAATCCATCATCGACCAACACACTAGCTGTTCCTAAACCAACCATAGTCAAACAACTTTCTCAGCCATCTGAACCCTGTTCAACAGCTAGAGGCTTCTACAATGATGAACTGCCCACTAGTGTATCACAG GTAAACACAAATGATTCTTATAATGGATCAACACGATCTGACCATTGTCCATTGTTACGTTCTGGACCAGCACTTGGATGCAGTTTCTGTTGGAACACAATAGATACCCGTGGAAGGTTCTTGAGACGTAAAACTAAATATCACTGCCCTGAATGCAATATAAACCTTTGTTTAGTTCCTTGTTTTCAG GAGTTTcatgaaaaacaaattcagACAAAATCCACAGATGTTCCTACGATTGATCATCTTCGGAATCAAAAAGTGACAGAAGATTCAGCGGTTTAA
- the LOC114123716 gene encoding uncharacterized protein LOC114123716, translating to MQYKSDCYEYLRLTHVLAIFWGMPITRRRTTDNVKRNRDLANEHDGYRYSFDQRVVPVWLAYAALDAFLLYYNYLEASGYVGESLRKCFEDSYCFAVIELANRNVGPFSALVCTMFYGHRHKAAALAGTERTLAFIRDTDRDATHGGSVWPLDSRYYSAAVIAAYSLCIWLYAAAVPAAVLLVIWLNALGQTTVYGLATFQYHVLGHGYARVNRLLEAAANSGGQPSSDFRSLAALLDRLADTCDDFGRQVGHLNVAYTPGLLLRWPYSMIRLTMVVFRISELWVASQDGRPFAHVAAVLIVEHVGEILLFLVQLSSFCYAGTRLSYQARPKHYGKLAKVKTLSDTKCLSKLRREEEDLRYHRNIFPCINPIQKSKRKIQAFASYLELNYF from the exons ATGCAATACAAAAGTGATTGTTACGAATACCTGCGTTTGACCCACGTATTGGCCATATTTTGGGGGATGCCCATAACTCGAAGACGGACCACCGACAACGTCAAACGTAACAGAGACTTAGCTAATGAACACGATG GATACAGGTACTCGTTCGACCAGCGCGTAGTGCCGGTGTGGTTAGCATACGCGGCCCTGGACGCATTCCTCTTGTACTACAACTACCTGGAAGCTTCCGGTTACGTGGGCGAATCGTTGCGGAAGTGCTTCGAGGATTCGTACTGTTTCGCCGTCATCGAGCTGGCCAACCGGAACGTGGGCCCGTTCTCGGCGTTGGTGTGTACCATGTTCTACGGACATCGGCACAAGGCGGCCGCGCTCGCCGGCACCGAGCGCACGCTAGCGTTCATCCGGGACACGGACCGGGACGCGACGCACGGCGGGTCAGTCTGGCCACTCGATTCCCGCTACTATTCGGCCGCCGTGATAGCCGCGTACAGCTTGTGCATATGGCTATACGCGGCCGCCGTGCCCGCGGCCGTCCTCCTGGTCATCTGGTTAAACGCCCTCGGCCAGACCACCGTGTACGGGCTGGCCACGTTCCAGTACCACGTGCTGGGCCACGGTTACGCTCGCGTCAACCGACTTCTCGAGGCGGCCGCGAACTCGGGGGGCCAACCGTCATCGGATTTCCGGTCACTGGCAGCCCTCTTGGACCGGTTGGCCGACACTTGCGACGATTTCGGCCGACAAGTCGGCCACCTCAACGTGGCCTACACCCCGGGCCTGCTGCTCAGGTGGCCGTACAGCATGATTCGCCTTACGATGGTCGTGTTCCGCATCAGCGAGCTGTGGGTCGCCTCGCAGGATGGCAGGCCGTTTGCCCATGTGGCCGCTGTGCTCATCGTGGAACACGTGGGCGAGATACTCCTGTTCCTGGTGCAGCTGTCCAGTTTCTGTTACGCGGGCACCCGTCTGTCTTATCAGGCAC GCCCAAAACACTACGGCAAGCTTGCAAAAGTTAAAACTTTGTCGGACACCAAGTGTTTATCTAAACTCAGACGTGAAGAAGaag atttgCGGTATCATCGTAACATATTTCCTTGTATTAATCCAATTCAAAAGTCAAAAAGGAAAATCCAAGCCTTTGCATCATATttggaattaaattatttttaa
- the LOC114123695 gene encoding longitudinals lacking protein, isoforms H/M/V-like isoform X1, with protein sequence MADQRFCLRWNNHQPNLVNVMTGLLNSEMFVDATIAAEGRKIQVHKVVLSACSSYFQMLFNETPCQHPIIIIKDMSYNHLKTLIEFMYYGEVNISQDQLPIILKAAESLQIKGLTEKTMFPFATTRHAETEYSLLSPSAKRKKMHLMKTSSDKSEHNSSIEDISVTEQDNMSTRSQPTSQGQDTSKPISVSKQSSTDNHTTIVHHKPEVNKRIRTLVRQPHIKINDSDTTSTDTSIVKHETSDESEPVIRVLERQCSEPNPSSTNTLAVPKPTIVKQLSQPSEPCSTARGFYNDELPTSVSQVNTNDSYNGSTRSDHCPLLRSGPALGCSFCWNTIDTRGRFLRRKTKYHCPECNINLCLVPCFQEFHEKQIQTKSTDVPTIDHLRNQKVTEDSAV encoded by the exons ATGGCTGATCAGAGGTTCTGTTTGCGGTGGAACAACCACCAGCCTAACCTGGTGAATGTCATGACGGGCCTGTTGAACAGTGAGATGTTCGTGGATGCCACTATCGCCGCCGAGGGCCGTAAAATACAAGTGCACAAAGTCGTGCTATCTGCTTGCAGCAGCTATTTTCAA ATGCTTTTCAACGAAACACCTTGTCAGCATCCAATAATCATCATCAAAGACATGTCTTATAATcatttgaaaacattaattgAGTTTATGTACTATGGCGAGGTTAATATCTCTCAAGATCAACtcccaattattttaaaa gcAGCAGAAAGCTTACAAATAAAAGGGTTGACAGAGAAAACCATGTTTCCCTTTGCTACAACACGACATGCAGAAACTGAATATAGTTTGTTGTCACCCTCGgctaaacgaaaaaaaatgcatcTCATGAAAACATCCAGTGATAAATCTGAACACAATAGTTCTATCGAAGATATTTCAGTAACCGAACAAGACAATATGTCAACT agatcTCAACCTACATCACAAGGACAAGACACATCAAAACCTATTAGTGTAAGCAAACAATCATCTACAGATAATCATACAACAATTGTTCACCACAAACCTgaag tTAATAAACGAATTAGGACTCTAGTACGTCAACCCcacataaaaatcaatgataGTGATACTACGAGTACAGATACATCAATTGTTAAACACGAAACAAGTGATGAATCTGAACCTGTAATCCGGGTGCTCGAGAGACAGTGTTCAGAGCCAAATCCATCATCGACCAACACACTAGCTGTTCCTAAACCAACCATAGTCAAACAACTTTCTCAGCCATCTGAACCCTGTTCAACAGCTAGAGGCTTCTACAATGATGAACTGCCCACTAGTGTATCACAG GTAAACACAAATGATTCTTATAATGGATCAACACGATCTGACCATTGTCCATTGTTACGTTCTGGACCAGCACTTGGATGCAGTTTCTGTTGGAACACAATAGATACCCGTGGAAGGTTCTTGAGACGTAAAACTAAATATCACTGCCCTGAATGCAATATAAACCTTTGTTTAGTTCCTTGTTTTCAG GAGTTTcatgaaaaacaaattcagACAAAATCCACAGATGTTCCTACGATTGATCATCTTCGGAATCAAAAAGTGACAGAAGATTCAGCGGTTTAA
- the LOC114123695 gene encoding protein abrupt-like isoform X2, with translation MADQRFCLRWNNHQPNLVNVMTGLLNSEMFVDATIAAEGRKIQVHKVVLSACSSYFQMLFNETPCQHPIIIIKDMSYNHLKTLIEFMYYGEVNISQDQLPIILKAAESLQIKGLTEKTMFPFATTRHAETEYSLLSPSAKRKKMHLMKTSSDKSEHNSSIEDISVTEQDNMSTRSQPTSQGQDTSKPISVSKQSSTDNHTTIVHHKPEGWSFLEQLSDCPPHSVYAIPKAKAVSKPENKVRKKREPGIRESDRFKEALEAVRVGRMGFCRAAQEYGINNRTLWLEYKKKGYPVHRKGQSSSSIPVPSPASSINGQSSEQVYQAPLYEPSTSQTSAVDHPAYVSQMYSQPLTVINPCYYSSPAPSIFSTDNHT, from the exons ATGGCTGATCAGAGGTTCTGTTTGCGGTGGAACAACCACCAGCCTAACCTGGTGAATGTCATGACGGGCCTGTTGAACAGTGAGATGTTCGTGGATGCCACTATCGCCGCCGAGGGCCGTAAAATACAAGTGCACAAAGTCGTGCTATCTGCTTGCAGCAGCTATTTTCAA ATGCTTTTCAACGAAACACCTTGTCAGCATCCAATAATCATCATCAAAGACATGTCTTATAATcatttgaaaacattaattgAGTTTATGTACTATGGCGAGGTTAATATCTCTCAAGATCAACtcccaattattttaaaa gcAGCAGAAAGCTTACAAATAAAAGGGTTGACAGAGAAAACCATGTTTCCCTTTGCTACAACACGACATGCAGAAACTGAATATAGTTTGTTGTCACCCTCGgctaaacgaaaaaaaatgcatcTCATGAAAACATCCAGTGATAAATCTGAACACAATAGTTCTATCGAAGATATTTCAGTAACCGAACAAGACAATATGTCAACT agatcTCAACCTACATCACAAGGACAAGACACATCAAAACCTATTAGTGTAAGCAAACAATCATCTACAGATAATCATACAACAATTGTTCACCACAAACCTgaag GTTGGTCGTTTTTGGAGCAGCTCTCTGATTGCCCGCCTCACAGTGTCTACGCCATACCCAAAGCCAAAGCAGTATCCAAACCAGAGAATAAAGTACGCAAAAAACGAGAACCCGGTATACGAGAGAGTGATCGTTTTAAAGAAGCTCTTGAAGCTGTACGTGTGGGCCGTATGGGATTTTGTCGTGCTGCTCAAGAGTATGGGATAAATAACCGTACATTGTGGCtcgagtacaaaaaaaaaggttatccCGTTCATCGAAAAGGTCAGTCTTCCTCATCAATTCCAGTACCATCGCCAGCATCATCAATCAATGGTCAATCATCCGAGCAAGTGTATCAAGCGCCACTATACGAACCTTCAACATCTCAAACTTCGGCAGTTGATCATCCTGCTTATGTTTCACAAATGTACTCACAGCCTCTGACAGTGATTAACCCATGCTATTATTCTTCACCTGCaccttcaatattttcaacagaCAACCATACATAA
- the LOC114123677 gene encoding PIN2/TERF1-interacting telomerase inhibitor 1: MSLAEPRKRRKNAIQSINLSAQNHWSNDDSKFGQRMLEKFGWSKGSGLGKNKQGISENIRVDQKLHSTGLGFIANNADDWFKAGEDYSRLLSQLTEKFDQYQALSESNDDTTSKKSLVQNSLNSRSRVHYHKFTKGKDLTQYKREELTCILGKGVKDNGECLNGLNMKEYFESKKERKKLKIDKHDTSSSVEDCMTINDNNKQEEIAIKEESETQTEEHEINTVLLKKNKRRAKQLKDTELLPSNADEIQLKKKKKKTKELTCEKNDDIELSKKDKLPINENLDEISKEDDNETLVKSDTDEEDSELVLTHKYQNLVDLLIENSSAGTKFCKDSPSPLFQKKMKEFADSVSRQCSTTVGSTEIKSSSKKETTFKPITLNPDDKNFIKDFEEQKSKTLEIIAKRQQLAKYVNEKSMFIANHGDVLFFGSNINDIKGYGEW; this comes from the exons ATGTCTCTTGCAGAACCTAGAAAACGACGGAAGAATGCCAttcaaagtattaatttatcagcCCAAAATCACTGGTcaaatg ATGATTCAAAGTTTGGCCAGCGGATGCTTGAAAAATTTGGTTGGTCCAAAGGATCTGGTCTTGGAAAAAATAAGCAAGGGATATCAGAAAACATAAGAGTTGATCAAAAATTGCACTCTACAG gacTAGGATTTATAGCAAATAATGCAGATGATTGGTTCAAAGCAGGCGAAGATTATTCACGCTTATTATCACAATTAACAGAGAAGTTTGACCAATACCAAGCACTATCAGAATCAAATGACGATACAACTTCTAAAAAATCCCTTgttcaaaattcattaaattcaagATCAAGAGTTCA ttatcataaatttacCAAGGGAAAAgatttaacacaatataaaagaGAAGAATTGACATGCATATTAGGGAAAGGTGTTAAAGATAATGGTGAATGTTTAAATGGTTTAAACAtgaaagaatattttgaatccAAAAAAGaacgtaaaaaattaaaaatagataaacatGATACATCATCAAGTGTTGAAGATTGTATGACtattaatgataacaataagcAAGAAGAAATTGCTATCAAAGAAGAATCTGAAACTCAAACTGAAGAACACGAAATAAATACAGTACTACTGAAAAAGAATAAACGCAGAGCCAAACAGCTAAAGGATACTGAACTTTTACCTTCAAATGCAGATGAAATtcagttaaagaaaaaaaagaaaaaaacgaaaGAACTCACGtgtgaaaaaaatgatgacaTAGAACTGTCAAAGAAAGATAAATTACCTATCAATGAGAATTTAGATGAAATATCAAAAGAAGATGACAACGAAACATTAGTAAAAAGTGATACTGATGAAGAAGACTCGGAGTTGGTTTTGAcacataaatatcaaaatttagtTGATCTTTTAATAGAGAACAGTTCTGCTGGTACTAAATTTTGTAAAGATTCGCCTAGTCCTTTgttccagaaaaaaatgaaagagtTTGCTGACAGTGTTTCACGCCAATGTTCGACCACAGTTGGTTCTACTGAAATTAAATCATCATCAAAAAAAGAAACGACCTTTAAACCAATAACTTTAAATCcagatgataaaaattttatcaaagacTTTGAAGAACAGAAATCCAAAACTCTTGAGATTATAGCTAAACGTCAACAATtagcaaaatatgtaaatgaaaaatctaTGTTTATTGCCAACCATGGTGATGTGTTATTCTTTGgtagtaatattaatgatatcaaAGGCTATGGTGaatggtaa
- the LOC126548860 gene encoding uncharacterized protein LOC126548860: TGHRYSFDLRVTPIWLAFAALDAYVLYFNYLTASGYVGESFKKCFEESYCFAVIELVNRNLGPFTALMCTMFYGRRHKAAALAGTERVLAFIRETDRDAATLLSPAAKYYSAAVIVAYCACLWLYTVVQPAAVVIMFCVNAMGQTALYNLAMFQYYVLGRSFACVNRLLEASADRPLADRVARLAGIFNELGRQVENMNRAYTLGLLLRLPYSIVRLVMLVFRIIEYAAIASAGQGHPMSRIAITLIVEHVGEILMFLQQFFIFCITGTHLSDEVCYEYYKDKIEKCFSNYYRVQ; this comes from the coding sequence ACAGGGCACCGGTATTCGTTCGACTTGCGGGTCACACCCATTTGGCTGGCATTCGCGGCCCTGGACGCGTACGTGCTGTACTTCAACTACCTGACGGCTTCCGGTTACGTGGGCGAGtcgttcaaaaaatgtttcgaAGAGTCGTACTGCTTCGCGGTCATCGAGCTGGTCAACCGAAACCTGGGCCCGTTCACGGCGCTGATGTGCACCATGTTCTACGGGCGACGACACAAGGCGGCCGCTCTGGCCGGCACGGAGCGCGTGCTGGCGTTCATCCGGGAAACGGACCGGGACGCGGCCACGCTGCTGTCACCGGCCGCCAAGTATTACTCGGCCGCAGTGATCGTCGCGTACTGTGCCTGCCTCTGGCTGTACACGGTCGTCCAACCGGCCGCTGTGGTGATCATGTTCTGCGTCAACGCCATGGGCCAGACAGCCCTGTACAACTTGGCCATGTTCCAATACTACGTGCTAGGTCGCAGTTTCGCTTGCGTCAACCGGCTGCTGGAGGCGTCCGCGGACCGTCCGTTGGCCGACCGCGTGGCTCGGTTGGCCGGCATTTTCAACGAACTCGGCCGGCAGGTCGAAAACATGAACCGAGCGTATACGCTGGGCCTGCTGCTCCGGTTGCCGTACAGCATTGTTCGACTCGTCATGCTCGTGTTCCGCATCATCGAGTACGCGGCCATCGCTAGCGCCGGCCAAGGTCATCCCATGTCCCGTATAGCCATCACGCTGATAGTCGAACACGTGGGTGAGATACTCATGTTTCTACAGCAATTCTTCATATTCTGCATCACTGGAACCCACCTGTCCGACGAGGTATGTTACGAGTactataaagataaaattgaaaaatgtttttcaaactaCTATCGAgtacaataa